A region from the Triticum aestivum cultivar Chinese Spring chromosome 3D, IWGSC CS RefSeq v2.1, whole genome shotgun sequence genome encodes:
- the LOC123078642 gene encoding probable glycosyltransferase At5g03795, which produces MPPSHLAATAAQSPASSRGRRPRHGGTMISASCCRAAALAAAAATAFLTFSLPLSPSVSTTRHTGELSAASSTPPPHPTLATVSPPPPSPPPPKPATSAATPRKREPSYWRMAPEEALRYAKKEIMAAEPVAAADPDLYAPLFKNVSQFKRSYQLMERILKVYIYQDGRRPIFHTPPLSGIYASEGWFMKLLKKSRPFVVADAAKAHLFYLPYSSQNLRLSLYVPDSHNLRPLAVYLRDFVKGLAAKYPFWNRTRGADHFLVACHDWGPYTTTAHRDLSRNSIKALCNADSSEGIFTPGKDVSLPETTIRTPKRPLRYVGGLPISRRHILAFFAGNVHGRVRPVLLQHWGKGQDEDMRVYALLPGRVSRTMTYIDHMKNSRFCLCPMGYEVNSPRIVEALYYECVPVIIADNFVLPFSDVLDWSAFSVVVAEKDIPDLKKILQGISLRRYVAMHDCVKRLQRHFLWHARPLRDFLTSQRSGPRTTYDHAEEISRGDERACGERYEGKEGQPHRAGDLPVEGVLTEPRHPQIVARRGSRRRGHEEIRQDLQQSQEDDDEARNGRATRLLGVNVSLA; this is translated from the exons ATGCCGCCATCGCACCTCGCCGCCACCGCGGCACAATCTCCGGCCTCGTCGCGAGGTCGGCGTCCCCGCCATGGCGGCACGATGATATCCGCCTCCTGCTGTCGCGCCgcggccctcgccgccgccgcggccaccgcGTTCCTCACCTTCTCGCTGCCATTGTCCCCCAGCGTGTCCACCACAAGGCACACGGGAGAATTGTCCGCCGCGAGCTCGACGCCGCCGCCACATCCAACATTAGCTACGGTGTcacctccaccgccgtccccgccgcctccaAAACCAGCTACGTCCGCGGCGACGCCTCGAAAACGAGAG CCGTCGTATTGGAGGATGGCGCCGGAGGAGGCGCTGAGGTACGCCAAGAAGGAGATAATGGCCGCCGagccggtcgccgccgccgaccccgacctgTACGCGCCCCTCTTCAAGAACGTCTCCCAGTTCAAGAG GAGCTACCAACTGATGGAACGGATACTCAAAGTTTACATTTACCAGGACGGTCGGCGGCCCATCTTCCACACCCCTCCCCTCAGCGGCATCTACGCGTCCGAGGGCTGGTTCATGAAGCTCCTCAAGAAGAGCAGGCCgttcgtcgtcgccgacgccgccaaGGCGCACCTCTTCTACCTGCCCTACAGCTCGCAGAACCTCAGGCTCTCGCTCTACGTGCCGGACTCGCATAACCTGCGCCCACTGGCCGTCTACCTCAGAGATTTCGTCAAGGGCCTCGCCGCCAAGTACCCCTTCTGGAACCGCACCAGAGGCGCCGACCATTTCCTCGTCGCCTGCCACGATTGG GGACCTTACACGACCACGGCGCACCGCGACCTGTCCAGGAACAGCATCAAGGCGCTGTGCAACGCCGACAGCTCGGAGGGGATCTTCACGCCCGGGAAGGACGTGTCTCTCCCGGAGACGACCATCAGGACGCCCAAGCGGCCCCTCCGGTACGTCGGCGGGCTCCCCATCTCCCGGCGGCACATCCTCGCCTTCTTCGCGGGCAACGTGCACGGCAGGGTCAGGCCGGTCCTCCTCCAGCATTGGGGCAAGGGGCAGGACGAGGACATGAGGGTGTACGCTCTCCTCCCCGGTAGGGTCTCCAGGACGATGACCTACATCGACCACATGAAGAACAGCAGGTTCTGCCTGTGCCCCATGGGGTACGAGGTGAACAGCCCCAGGATCGTGGAGGCCCTGTACTACGAGTGCGTGCCGGTGATCATCGCCGACAACTTCGTGCTCCCCTTCAGCGACGTGCTCGACTGGAGCGCCTTCTCAGTGGTGGTCGCGGAGAAGGACATACCGGACCTCAAGAAGATACTCCAGGGGATCTCGCTCCGGAGGTACGTGGCCATGCACGACTGTGTCAAGCGGCTCCAAAGGCACTTCTTGTGGCACGCCAGGCCCCTCAG GGATTTTCTGACGAGTCAGAGGTCAGGACCGAGAACAACGTACG ACCATGCTGAAGAGATTAGCCGTGGAGATGAGCGAGCTTGCGGCGAGCGCTATGAAGGCAAGGAAGGACAGCCACACCGAGCTGGTGATCTTCCTGTTGAAGGCGTCCTGACTGAACCTCGACACCCACAGATCGTTGCGCGACGCGGCAGCCGACGACGCGGACATGAGGAGATACGCCAGGACCTGCAGCAGAGCCAGGAAGACGATGATGAGGCAAGAAATGGCAGAGCAACTCGATTGTTGGGTGTGAACGTTTCGCTTGCCTGA
- the LOC123078641 gene encoding carbonic anhydrase, chloroplastic: protein MGGCCCCFPSKPPRENPMHPIAEPLIKRKPNHTPPYHQRPPVTTHAHKGMNAVVRLKTGFERFRTNVYNKNPKLFESLRKDQSPKYMVFACADSRVSPTITLGLNPGEAFTVRNIAGMVPAYQKTRHCSVGSAIEFAVVVLKVECIVVIGHSRCGGIRELLSLKDEGPNAYHFIEDWVKIGMEAKKKVQRENRLLPFDDQCTVLEKEAVKFSLRNLKSYPFVKDRLNKGTLNLIGARYDFVHGSFETWNA from the exons ATGGGTGGGTGCTGCTGCTGTTTCCCCTCCAAACCCCCAAGGGAGAACCCAATGCACCCAATCGCAGAGCCGCtcatcaagcggaagcccaatCACACCCCTCCCTACCATCAAAGGCCCCCGGTGACCACCCATGCTCACAAG GGTATGAACGCTGTCGTGCGCCTGAAGACCGGCTTCGAGCGTTTCAGAACGAATGTGTACAA CAAGAACCCGAAGCTTTTTGAATCACTTAGGAAGGACCAGTCCCCCAAG TACATGGTGTTTGCATGTGCTGACTCGCGTGTGTCTCCAACAATAACCCTCGGACTGAATCCAGGAGAGGCCTTCACTGTTCGAAATATTGCTGGAATGGTTCCTGCCTATCAAAAG ACAAGGCACTGCAGCGTCGGGTCAGCCATCGAGTTTGCCGTGGTTGTCCTCAAG GTTGAGTGCATTGTTGTGATTGGTCACAGCCGCTGTGGTGGAATTAGGGAACTACTCTCACTGAAGGACGAAGGGCCTAACGCCTA CCACTTCATTGAGGACTGGGTGAAGATCGGTATGGAGGCCAAGAAGAAGGTCCAGAGAGAAAACAGGTTGTTGCCTTTTGACGACCAATGCACCGTGCTGGAAAAG GAGGCCGTCAAATTTTCCCTTAGAAATTTGAAGTCGTACCCGTTCGTCAAGGACAGACTGAACAAGGGCACACTGAATTTGATTGGTGCCCGCTATGACTTTGTCCACGGAAGCTTCGAAACGTGGAATGCCTGA